Below is a genomic region from Nitrosopumilus sp. b3.
ACATCTTCTGGAGCTGAAGATATTCATGAATTAATTGAATCACTTGTAATCAAAAAGGCTGGTATGGCAAGTGGTGGAAAGATGCATACTGCAAGATCTAGAAATGATCAAGTTGCTTTAGATATTAGAATGAAAATTAGAGATGATGTAAACATTATCTGTAATTGTCTTTTAGATACTATTGAAGCCCTAGTCTCTATAGCAAAAAATCATCAAAAAACAATCATGCCACTTTACACTCATCTTCAACAAGCTCAAGCTGGTTTATTTTCTCATTATCTATTGGCCCATGCAGATGTGTTGCTTAGAGACTTTCAAAGACTCTATGGAACCTTTGAAAGAGTTAATCAAAGCCCATTAGGTGCAGGTCCTGTTGGAGGAACTAGCATTCCAATCGATAGACAAAGTACTGCAAAAATGCTAGGTTTTGATGGTATTGTTGAAAATTCAATTGATGCTACAAGTACCCGTGATTTTGTAGCAGAATATGTTGCCATGATTTCAATTTTAATGACAAATCTAAGTAAGATCTCTGAAGATTTTGTGATATGGTCAACATCTGAATTTTCATTTATTGAACTATCTGATGAATTCACATCTCCTTCAAGTGTAATGCCACAAAAAAAAAATCCGGATATCTTAGAATTAACTCGTGGTAAAACATCTGAAATTATTGGAAATCTTACTGCAATTCTTACAACCATTAAAGGATTAGCTTCAGGTTATGGACGTGATTTACAACAGATAAAATCTTCAATATGGAATACATCAAAAATCTCTATTAGCGCATTATTGATTTTAAAATCCATTCTTCTTACGTTAAAAGTAAATGAAAAACAAATGAAAAAAGTTACAGAATCCAGTAATCTTATTGCACTTGATATTGCAGAAAAATTAGTACAGGAAGGAATTCCATTTAGAGTAACTCATAAAATTTCAGGCGTCTTAGTTCAATTAGCATACCAATCAAAAAAACCCATCTCAAAATTAACTTTAGAACAAATAAAAAAATCTGTCTCTGATACTAAAGTAGATCCAAACATTGTATCTAAAATCATTTCAAGTACATCTGTTGTATCCTCCCTTAAAAATAGAAAATCTTTGGGTTCTTCAGGATATGATGAACAAAAGAGAATGATTTCTGATAGAATTCAAAAGATCAACGAATATAGAACATTTGTGACTAAAAGAGAAAATAAAATTAGTTCTTCAATTGAATCCTTGACAAAGCAAGTCGACGAAATTATAAAATAAATAAAAAAAGTAGCGGGTCTAAAGGGATTCGGACCCTTGACAACCGGATTAAAAGTCCGGTGCGCTACCTGGCTGCGCCATAGACCCTCATCAAAAATGCTTTTCGTGTATAATTTAGTCTTTTACAAAATATTTTCTTATGACAGAAACTTTTAATCTGGCAATTTTGTTCAAACAACTTGTGCCCTTGTAGTATAGCCCGGTCTAGAATTCGGCCCTGTCACGGCTGAGACGCGTGTTCAAATCCCGCCGAGGGCGCCATTATTTTTATAATTTCAAAACTATATAGCGATCAATTTGACTTTCCGTGTTTGTTGATGAAAAATTCGTGATCACTTGTTTGTCTACAAGAATATTAAAATTCAGGCAATTTTAGTAAAATTTGATGTCTGAAGAGAAAAAAGAATCTAAAGTAGACGCAAAATCTACAGAAGATTCATCCTCTGAAAAAGCATCTATTGAAGAACCAAAAGTCGATTCAAATGCGGTTGATAAAGTAATTGAAAAAGTAGAGGCATCTACAGAAGCTGCAGAAGCTTCAGCAAAAAAAGCCGAAGAAGCAAACGTAGCTGAAGAAGCAATTTTAAAAGCTGAAGCCGCTGCAAAAGCTGCAGAAGAAGCAGAAGCTGCAGTAAAAGATGCTCTTGCTAAAGCAGAAGCTGCCAAAGCAGAAGCAGAAGCTGCAGCCGAAGAAGAATACAAGGCAATAGCTGCAGAAGTCAAAGCCGATGCAGCTAAGAAAGATGATTTTACATTCAAGCGACAAGGTGAAGAAATCTTTAGAAGGGAAATGGGTGAACCTGAATTTTTCTTAGATAAAAAAGATAGATTCCCAAGACCAATTCTTTCTCAAGATGAACAAGAGTCTTTAACTAGACAAGCTGAAATTCCGCAGGATCAAACTCCTGCATATGTTCCTGAACATGTTCTAAGTCCAGAATTTGGTGGGGTTTCAAATTATGAACGTGGTGTTGATTCATTTTTAGAAGAAGCAAAACTAAAACTAGAAAAATTAAAAAATAATCCAGAATCATCTCAAAAAGAAATTCAAGACACTGAAAATGAAATCATTTACTTGGAATCATTACATGAAAATTTCTATATTGGGATGAATGTTTTTAGAACTGCTAAAGGTGGACGGGATAAAGTTAAGGCATAATAGGTGAATGATGTGGGACAAGTATCTTTTGATGTAATGAATGCGAGAGTAACTTTCAAAAATGTTCCTATACATACATTGGCAAAATTTTCTTTCAAAGATGTTTCAGCAGCATGTCAAGAATTTAAAAAAATTCCTGGCGTAGAAGAATGTGTAATTATTCAATCTGCAACTAGAGTGGAAATCTTCACAGTTAGTAATGTTGAAACTACTGATTCACCAGATGCAAGAAGACCTGAAGGTAAAACACTAGTGTTAAATCAAATTAAGGATACTTGGGTTTCTTTATCATCATTAGAGCAAATTGACATTGATCATTTTGATCAAACCTTAGAAGTTTACAAGGGTGATGATGTTTATCTCAATCTTTTAAGATTGGCCTCTGGATTAGATGCACTAGTTGTTGGATGGCAAAATGTTTTCGATGATGTGGTTAAGTCATTAGCAAATGCAAAAAATGCAGGAACAACTGGTCCAATATTAAACAAATTATTTGAAAGTGTAATTCGATTATCTACTAGAATGAGAGAAACAACCGGAATTGCAAAAGATGTAGTTTCACTTGGTGATGTTGCTGTAAAACTTGTGGATGAAAAAGCCGGTCTTGATTCTAAGAAAAAAGTTTTGGTAATTGGAACTGGTGAATCTGCTGCAACGCTTGTAAAAGCTTTGGATAAAAAAAATATCTCTTTTGATGTCGCTAGTAGAACACTTGAACGTGCAACTGGTTTTACAACAATTCTAGGTGGAACTCCTGTAGATTTTAATGATGTTTTAACAGGTTTTGATAAATATGATATTATTTTTGTTGCAACTACGTGTGATTATTTCTTAATCACGTATGATAGAATTAGATTAGTAATGGAAGAAAAGAAAAAAGGTACACTTGTTTTAGATTTATCAGAACCTAGAACTGTGGATGAAGGAATAACAGCTCTTCCTGGAATTAAATTATTGTTCAGAGATCAAATTGCAGAAATTTATGAAGAAAGTGTACGAACTAGAACAGGTATAATTCCTGCAGTTGAGAAAATTATTGAAAAAGAACTTCCTGTATTATCTGCTAGAATGAAAAGATTAGATGCTTAATTTTCTATAAACCTTGTTTTCTTAAGAGAAATTGCATTACTGCTTCTTTGGAATAATCAATTCCATGTTCCTCATCGGTGTGTGTTCGAAAATCTTCAATTACTTGTTCCATTTCCCCATCTGCAACAAAATCACACTCAAAACCATAATCTCTGCATTTTAGTTGTGCCATACTTTGCTGAAAGATTATCAATATAAAAATCCACAGGTGTGTAACAAATTCAAATACACTAATTTGATATTCATAAAGACTAAACTCTAATTGATAATTATTTAATGAAAATTCTATCCGTAGGATTCGTATTTAATACCAAAACTCCCATCGGGCTTTTTTTCATGTTCAGTTACAAATCCTTTTGGCCCTAAAAATTCGATTACTCCGTCTATTGTTCCTTGATAGCCACAGATATAGATGATAGTATTATCAGGAGTTATTTCTTCACCTACCATCTCTTCGACGGGAGATAAACCCGTCTTTTTATCGGGCTTGAAAAATGATTCTACCCTTCCTACATGACCATTCCATGATCTATTGAAATATTCTTTTGGTCTGCTAATAGCTGCTCTGTATCTGAAATTCCATTTGTCTCTTCCTCTCCTTTCACTTTCTAATTCTAAGTCCGTTAAGAGACGTTTGTAACTTAATTCATCAACATAACTTGCACCGTGTAGTATTACGACTTCTCTTTTATCATTTGTATCGTGAAAATGTTTTGCAAATGCAATAAATGGTGCTAATCCAGTTCCTCCTCCGACACAAATCACTCTTCTGTTATCTTTTTGACCGTTTGGTAATTTGTCACTAATTTGTAATGCTGCTCCTGTAGGTTCACCAAGAGATACCTCATCACCCACACTTAGATAAAATAATTCAGTAGTTACTCTACCTGGAAGTGGTTTTCTAACCCATCTAATCACAAATTCAAAATAGTCTCTATTTTCAGCGTGTGATGCAATTGAATATGCTCTTCTAACAATTTTTTTTTCTGATGGGATTGGAAGCCCTATTGTTAAAAATTGACCTGTTTTGTATTGAGGCATTCCATTTTCTGGTACCAATCTAATAATTACAAGATCTTCTTTTAGTAACTCTCTATAGACTACTTTTGCTTTCATCTCAGTTACCATACTAGATGTTTTTTTGTGACTTTGGATAAATATATTTCTGTTAGAATTTAATTCAAAAATTACATAATTGTTCTAATTTGGTAAAATACTAGTTAAATTAATCATAAAATTTGCAAAAATGATTCATTAAATTATTGATCGATCAGTGATGTTATTTCATCAAGAATTTTCTTGTTTGCAGCTGCAATGAAAGAAACTCTTGTCTCATAACTAAGATCTGAATCAAGTGAATTCAAATTTGTATCCATTAATAGTCCTCCAGCTTCTTTGACAATCAAATACCCTGCAGCAATATCTTGAATTCTGATTTTTCCTCTAAGATCAATAAAAATGTCCATCAATCCTCTTGAAAAAAATGCCATTTCTAGAGCATTTGCTCCAAAGTGTCTTAGATGTTCATTTTTTTCAAAAATTGGAAGAAATCGTTTAACCAGATCACTTGATGCCCCTGAAATATTGATTCCTATTATTTTATAGATTGGAATATTTTTATGCACATTGATTCGTTTTCCGTTAAAAAATGAACCTTTGTTTTTTGAGGCCCAATACATTTCCCCATTTGCTAGATTTTTAATCACTCCGTCTGTAATTGAACTAAGTTTATTTTCTGTTGCAAAGGCTAATGAACTACAGAAAAAAGGAACTCCTCTTACAGCATTTGCAGAACCATCAATTGCATCCATAATTAAATATCCTTTAGGATTATCTGATAATTCGATGCGTCCACATTCTTCACCTAAAACAATACACTCAAAATTAATTTCCTTGAGAAATTCTATTACTGTTTTTTCTGCAATAATGTCTATGTTTCTAGAAATATCTCCCCCTGCACCTCTACCAAAATCTCCAGCTGCATGTTCAGTTCCGGCAAGATCTTTTACATTTTCATAAATTCTATTTGATGCTTCTTGAAGAATTTCTATTACTTCCACATTGAATATTTACCACTTCGTAATTTAAGTGAAGAAAATTTTTGTATTGAAAGCATAAATAACAATAAAGTAGCTTACGTTTGTGAGTGGAAAAGATCAATCTGTCGTAAGCAAAGAAGCTTTGATGAGTACAAAACCTGGAAAACAAATAATGAAACAAGCATTATTCAAATCTAAAGGTTACAAATTATTTAATAAATACAAGGAAGAAACAGAAAATGAATTTCCAAACTTCGCAGAAAGATTTGCTAAGGGTTTACTGAATGAAATTAAATCTGATACAAACCCTAATTCTACCCAACAGGCATTTGGAGATGAAGTAGGTTCATCTGAAATCATTCTAAATTCCTCTGAAATTGAACCAATAAAATCAAAATTAGAGAGCCTTGAAGTATTACAAGATAGAGTCAATCGAATTCTAAATTCTAATTTTGTAAAAATGACATTTCCTGTTTTCAATGGATTGTTTGATGCTGCAGCAGAATTTTCTGAAAGAAACGATCCACAACTAAAACAGGATATGGTTGAAGGACATATTCTAGCAATTGATTTGAGTGAACCTATGGATCGAATTGTAGATAAAGATGAAGACTTAGACTTTCTTGATGATTATAAACTCATGAACCCATATATTCTCAAATTAGCTAGAGATAAAATTTCAAAAGGAGGAGAAAAAGTTCTAAAAGAATTTGAAGATGGATTTAAGGATGCGCGAATTGGGCAATATTTGGATGAGAAATTAAAATCAAAGCCTACAACAATCACTGAAGAAGAAATGACTTTGTCTTACAAAAAATACCGAGCCGTAATGGGTACAGCAGGTAGAAACATGGCTCTGGCAGAACGACCCTTAGGAGAGATTTTCTATTTAGGAATGGCACGAGCTGCTGAAGGTGTTGGATGTGGAAACGAAATCGAAGATTCGATAAAAAATGGTTTTGTGAAAATCCCTTCTTGGCCACTATACTATTCTTTATTGGCAAATGATGTGAAAAAAGGATTTGATGTTACCATGGAAAAAAGTAATTTGTATTTACAAGATGCTAGGCTTACTCTGGATTTATTGCCTGAGAAATTCTCACATAAAGAATTTTTAGAATTTTTATTTTTGACTGTGGAACATTACAATCAATTTTGGTATAATAAATTACAAAAGGCTAACAAGTGGTCTGAATTCCAATCAAAGCTTCCTAAGTGATAAAATTGATGTGGTCTGAAAAATACCGACCTCAGATTATTTCTGATATGGTGGGAAATGAAGAACAACGAGCAGCAATTATGGAGTGGTTTGCTAAATGGAAAAAAGGTACAAAACCGCTTCTTTTAGTTGGTCCTCCAGGCATTGGGAAAACTACTATTGCATATCTTGTAGCCAAGCAATTTGGATATGATATGATTGGACTTAATGCAAGTGATGTTAGAAGTAAATCTCGAATAAATGAAATCCTTATGCCTGTTTTGAGTAATGTAAGTGTCTTAGGAACTCCAATGATTTTTGTTGATGAAGTTGATGGAATTCATGGACGAGGTGATTATGGTGGTGCTTCAGCACTTGTTGATATTCTAAAAGAACCCACAGTACCGATAATTCTTGCAGCAAATAATGACACATTAGATAAAATGAAAAATATCAAAAAAGTTGTAAAGACAATATCATTTAAAAAAATTCCTCCTCGATTACTTAGAGTTTATCTTGAAAATATTTTAAAAAAAGAAAATGCAAAATTAAGTCCTGGTTCTCTAATTAAAGTCATTGATAAATCTAAAGGAGATATTCGTTCAATGATAAATTTCACACAATCATTAGTTACTGGATTTAATCCACAAACAGAAACAACTTTTGAAAATATTAATGTTGAAGATGGTGTTAATGCTTTCTTTAAAGCAAATTCAATTGAAGAAGCTAGAATTGTTTTATACTCTATGCAGATTGATCCTAGAGAAAAAATTAATGCATTTTATTCTAGTATTATGACAAGTAATTTAGATAATTCAAGTCTGGCAAAATATCTAGAAACTATTTCAAATGCTGATATGCTTTTTGGAAAAATTATGAAAACTCAGAACTGGAGACTTTTACGTTATCTTAATGATATTTTGATTAAATTATATCAAAATGATGATAGAATAAGATATGCACAATACAATCTATCGTGGCCATTACTTAATAGAATCCGCTGGGATGGTGCAAAAATTAAAGCACTGTCATCTATAATGGCAAGAAAATTACACATGTCTTCAAGTGCTTTTATAACTTTATGTTTACCATTTGTTTTACATTGTATCAAAAATAAAACTCTTGAATTGGAACTGCAGGAAACTTTTGGAGATATTATTGAAAAGGAGATTGAGATGATTCAATGAGTTGGAGAAAAATACCGATGAAATTTCCTGGTACTTGTATAGTTTGTAATGAAAAAATTGAAATTAATGAGATTGGTTTATGGGCAAAAGGATTGGGAGTAAAACATGAAAAATGTGCTCAAATCAATGAATTACAATGTAGTGTTTGTGGTGGTCCTGCTGGTTGTCTTCAGTGTGAATTTCAGGAAACTTGTGATATTTCTAATGTTTCTCAATTATGCATTTGTAAGAAATGTAGTGAAGAAAAAGATGCTTTTTACTCATATCAAAAATCAACAAACAAGAAATTTCCAATTCTTAACTCATGAAATTCTAAAAAAAACAATGATCTATGATTTTTTTTAAAAATTCCATGATTTTTAATTCTCAAACTAAATTAATATATGAAACCGTTTCAGACTTAGATTACTGTTATGCATTCTGAAAAGATTGAGCGATATTCTAAAAATAACAATACTGCATTTCAAGGCGGTGGACAAGATAGAATTAAGGCTCAGCATGAAAAAGGCAAATTAACAGCTCGTGAAAGAATAAGTCTTTTACTTGATGAAGGTACTTTTACTGAAATTGATCCTTTGACCACGCATCATTACCATGAATATGATATGCAGAAAAAGAAATTTTTCACCGATGGTGTAGTTGGCGGTTACGGAAATGTAAATGGTAGACAAATCTTTGTCTTTGCTTATGATTTCACTGTACTTGGTGGAACACTTAGTCAAATGGGATCTAAAAAAATTACTAAACTCATGGATCATGCAGTACGAAATGGCTGTCCTATTATTGGAATAATGGATTCTGGTGGTGCAAGAATTCAAGAAGGAATTATGAGTCTTGATGGTTTTGCAGACATATTTTATCATAATCAATTAGCTTCAGGAGTAATTCCACAAATAACTGCAAGTATAGGTCCTTCTGCAGGTGGTTCTGTATATTCACCTGCCATGACTGACTTTGTTATTATGGTTGAAAAAGTTGGAACAATGTTTGTTACTGGACCTGATGTTGTTAAAACAGTTCTAGGTGAAGAAATCTCATTTGATGAACTTGGTGGGGCTATGACACATGGTTCAAAAAGTGGAGTTGCACATTTTGTTGCACAAAATGAATACGAGTGTATGGATTATATCAAAAAATTAATCTCCTATCTTCCTCAAAATAATACTGAATCACCACCAAAAATAAAAACTGACGATGATCCTAATAGAATGGATCATAATTTGATTAACATTATCCCCGAAAATCCTCTGCAACCTTATGACATGAAAGAAATAATTAATTCAATTGTAGATAATCATGAATTCTTTGAAGTGCATGAACTCTTTGCACCAAATGTTGTGGTGGGTTATGGAAGAATGGATGGTCAAGTAGTTGGAATAATAGCAAATCAACCAATACATCTTGCGGGTGCACTTGATATTGACTCATCAAATAAAGCAGCAAGATTTATTCGATTTTGTGATGCATTTAACATCCCAATAATCACTCTAGTTGATACTCCTGGATATATGCCAGGTTCAAATCAAGAACATAATGGAATTATTAGACATGGAAGTAAGTTGTTGTATGCATATTGTGAAGCAACTGTACCAAGAATTACTTTAGTTATTGGAAAAGCATATGGTGGTGCATACATTGCCATGGGAAGTAAAAATCTAAGAACTGATGTAAATTATGCATGGCCAACTGCAAGATGTGCAGTTTTGGGAGGAGAAGCTGCAGTGAAAATCATGTATAGAAAAGAACTTGCAAGTGCAGATGATCCTGAAGCACTAAAAAAACAATTAATTGACGAATTTGCCGAAAAATTTGAAAATCCATACGTAGCAGCATCACATGGAACTGTAGATAATGTAATTGATCCAGCTGAAACAAGACCTATGCTTATCAAAGCATTACATATGCTTGCAAATAAGAGAGAAAAACAACTACCAAGAAAACATGGAAATATCAACCTGTGATTAAACATGATTGAAAAAGTACTAATTGCAAATAGAGGAGAAATTGCTTTACGTGTTATTCGAACATGTAAGAGACTTGGAATCAAAACAGTTGCTGTTTATTCTGATGAAGATTATGATTCTATGCATGTTAAACAAGCATCTGAAGCATACTATATTGGAGAAGCAGCTCCTGCAAAATCATATCTCAATCAAGAAAAAATTCTTGAAACCATTTTGTCTTCTGGTGCAGATGCAATTCATCCAGGATATGGATTTCTTTCAGAAAATTCTGATTTTGCAACTACTTGTGAAAAAAATAACATAAACTTTATCGGGCCAACAGGAAAATCTATGGATCTTTGTGGTGATAAAATGCAATGCAAAGCTGCAATGCTTAAAGCTAAAGTACCAACAGTTCCTGGAAGTCCAGGACTCGTAAAAGATGTTGAAGAGGCATTAAACATTGCAAATGATATTCAATACCCTGTAATGTTAAAATCAGTTTATGGTGGAGGAGGTCGTGGAATTAGAATTGTTACAAATGATCAAGAATTACGTGAAGGATTTGAAACTGTTACAAGTGAATCTATTTCTGCAGTAGGTAAATCTGCAATCATTGTTGAAAAATTCCTTGAAAAAACTAGACATATTGAATACCAAATGTGTAGAGATAAACATGGAAATGCAGTTCATATATTTGAAAGAGAATGTTCTATTCAAAGAAGAAATCAAAAACTTATTGAACAAACACCTTCTCCCGTAGTTGATCAAGAAACACGAGATCGAGTGGGTGAATTAGTTGTTAAAGCATCTGAAGCAGTAGATTATACTAACTTGGGGACTGCTGAATTTTTACGAGCAGATAATGGTGAATTTTATTTTATTGAAATTAATGCTAGATTACAAGTAGAACATCCAATCTCTGAGATGGTCTCAGGATTGGACTTTGTTAAACTCCAAATTGATATTGCAAATGGCGAACCATTACCCTTCAAACAAAAAGATCTTAAAATGAATGGTTATGCAATTGAATGCAGAATTAATGCCGAAGACACCTTCTTAGATTTTGCTCCTTCAACAGGGCCTGTTCCAGATGTAACAATTCCATCTGGACCAAGTGTTAGATGTGATACTTACTTGTATCCAGGATGCACTGTTTCACCATTTTATGACTCTTTAATGGCTAAATTATGTACATGGGGTCAAACTTTTGAAGAATCTAGAACTAGAATGCTTTCAGCTCTTAATGACTTTTACATACAAGGAGTAGAAACATCAATCCCACTTTACAAAACAATTTTGAATACTGAAGAATACAAAAAAGGTGAGCTGTCTACTGATTTCTTAAAGAGATATGGAATAATTGATAAATTAACTGACGATCTAAAGAATGAGAAAATTGAAAAGAGTGAAGAAGCTATTGCAGCTGCAATAATTCATTCTGAATATTTTAAGAGCCGTATACAAAATGATTCTAACTCAAGTTCTAATTGGAAATATAAACTGGATTGATGAAAAATGGATTATAAAATATCTGACATTGAAAAATCATTTGAAGGAAAGATTCTTCAAAATCTTGGAAATAATGATTACATTATTAAAATAAATGACAATGAACACAACTTGAAAATCATAAATATGAATTCTCGTGGAATTGAATTTATTTTTGATCAAAAATATCACAAAGCAAAATATCTTGAACAATCGACTAATGAAATGAATATTGTAATTGATAATGTTCCAATTGTTATTAATCGCAACTCTCACCTTGATGAAGTTGTTTACAAGCATTCTGGTGGTGCTGGCTCTGGTAATGCACAGTTGTCACTAAAAAGTCAAATTCCTGGCAAGGTTGTTTCGATTGCAGTTGCAGAAGGAGATTCCGTTAAAAAAGGCGATGTGATATGTACCCTGGAATCAATGAAGATGCAGGTTTCTGTAAAAGCTCACAAAGACGGAGTTATAAAATCAATTAAAGTTAAAGAAACCGCATCTGTCGCTAAAGGCGATGCTATAGCTGATATAGAATAAAAAAGAAATTTTCCTATTTTAGGAAATTTTTAATTTCTTCATAGTTTGGTTCTTTCAATGGATCTTCTGAAACCCATTTGTAACCAATTTTTCCATCTTCCATGATGATGAATACAGAACGTTTTGCAGCATTGTATCCTTTAATGTGAAGTAGATCTGGCATCAATATGTCGTAGTCGCGAATTGTTTTACTTGAATAATCTCCCAATAAAGGAAATTTGAAGTTATTTTTTTCTGCAAATGCTTTATTAGCAAATGGGCCATCGTTACTGATTGCAATTACTTGAGCACCTTGATCTGCAATTTCTTGCCATGAGTCTCGTAAAGTACACAATTCGGCTTCACAAACTGGTGAACTAGCAGCAACTATGAATGATAAAACAATTTTTTTACCCTTAAATTCATCCAAAGTCCGCAATTTCAATTCTGTATCTGGAAGTTCAAAGTTAGGAGCTGTATCTCCAATGTTCAAAGTCATGATCGCAGTAAGTTAATGGTCTATAAAGTACTTTAGAAAATAATTTTTTTCAAAACTTGATCGGAAAAAAGGAAGAATACCTTTTTATACAAAAATCAGAGTCAGAAGATAAATTGGTCGGGGAATTAGCGGGCAATTATAGTACCGTTGTATTGATGTTTGGCTTTGCTGTGGTAGCAATGGCTCCGGCACTAATTATTTCAAGAATGATTTCTCCGAGAAAAAGAAGTAATCCTGTAAAATTTTTACCAATGGAATGTGGCCAAGTTCCAACTGGTGAAGGAAGAACTCATTTCATGATGCAGTATTATCCTTACATTCTGATGTTTGTTGTTTTTGATGTAATGGCAATATTCTTGTATGCGTGGGGTAGTGCTCTTTTGGAGCTTCCCAAGAGTGCAACACTTCCTATGATGGGATTTTTAGCAATTATGTTTGGCGCAATGGCATTTGCATTATATCAATCAGGGAGGAGAAGAATATGGTAGTTTTTTATATAAATTGCATTTACGAGGATAGGGGATAAAATTGCTTAAAGATTTAGTTACACCAGAAAACGCAAATGTCTTTGTCGGAAAACTAGGGGACATTTTAGAAAAAGCAATTGATAAACCATTGGGCTATGCCATCAATTGGGGTAGAATTTGGTCACTCTGGCCTGTCCACATTGAAACAGCTTGTTGCAGTGTTGAATTTGGCGCAGCATCCAGTCCTAGATATGATGTTGAAAGATTTGGTATCATTGAAGCATTTGGTTCACTTAGACAATGTGATCTAGTTGTAGTTCAGGGAACTATTACACGAAAAATGGCACCACGTCTTAGATTAGTTTATGATCAAATGCCAGAACCAAAATATGTTATTGCTATGGGAGCTTGTGCAATTACTGGGGGATTGTATTTTGATTCATATAATGTACTTCCAGGAATTGATGGAGTTATTCCAGTTGATGTATATGTTCCAGGTTGCCCACCTAGACCTGAAACTCTGATTCAAGGATGTATGTTATTGCAAGAG
It encodes:
- the argH gene encoding argininosuccinate lyase, coding for MYRSRLGTDLSDITLDYVSSINDDSEIAYYDIIGSQAHTLMLYQNNIITKNDAKKILSSLDILKNEKFDTSSGAEDIHELIESLVIKKAGMASGGKMHTARSRNDQVALDIRMKIRDDVNIICNCLLDTIEALVSIAKNHQKTIMPLYTHLQQAQAGLFSHYLLAHADVLLRDFQRLYGTFERVNQSPLGAGPVGGTSIPIDRQSTAKMLGFDGIVENSIDATSTRDFVAEYVAMISILMTNLSKISEDFVIWSTSEFSFIELSDEFTSPSSVMPQKKNPDILELTRGKTSEIIGNLTAILTTIKGLASGYGRDLQQIKSSIWNTSKISISALLILKSILLTLKVNEKQMKKVTESSNLIALDIAEKLVQEGIPFRVTHKISGVLVQLAYQSKKPISKLTLEQIKKSVSDTKVDPNIVSKIISSTSVVSSLKNRKSLGSSGYDEQKRMISDRIQKINEYRTFVTKRENKISSSIESLTKQVDEIIK
- a CDS encoding glutamyl-tRNA reductase, which encodes MGQVSFDVMNARVTFKNVPIHTLAKFSFKDVSAACQEFKKIPGVEECVIIQSATRVEIFTVSNVETTDSPDARRPEGKTLVLNQIKDTWVSLSSLEQIDIDHFDQTLEVYKGDDVYLNLLRLASGLDALVVGWQNVFDDVVKSLANAKNAGTTGPILNKLFESVIRLSTRMRETTGIAKDVVSLGDVAVKLVDEKAGLDSKKKVLVIGTGESAATLVKALDKKNISFDVASRTLERATGFTTILGGTPVDFNDVLTGFDKYDIIFVATTCDYFLITYDRIRLVMEEKKKGTLVLDLSEPRTVDEGITALPGIKLLFRDQIAEIYEESVRTRTGIIPAVEKIIEKELPVLSARMKRLDA
- a CDS encoding DUF1059 domain-containing protein, translating into MAQLKCRDYGFECDFVADGEMEQVIEDFRTHTDEEHGIDYSKEAVMQFLLRKQGL
- a CDS encoding FAD-binding oxidoreductase — protein: MVTEMKAKVVYRELLKEDLVIIRLVPENGMPQYKTGQFLTIGLPIPSEKKIVRRAYSIASHAENRDYFEFVIRWVRKPLPGRVTTELFYLSVGDEVSLGEPTGAALQISDKLPNGQKDNRRVICVGGGTGLAPFIAFAKHFHDTNDKREVVILHGASYVDELSYKRLLTDLELESERRGRDKWNFRYRAAISRPKEYFNRSWNGHVGRVESFFKPDKKTGLSPVEEMVGEEITPDNTIIYICGYQGTIDGVIEFLGPKGFVTEHEKKPDGSFGIKYESYG
- a CDS encoding inositol monophosphatase family protein, with product MEVIEILQEASNRIYENVKDLAGTEHAAGDFGRGAGGDISRNIDIIAEKTVIEFLKEINFECIVLGEECGRIELSDNPKGYLIMDAIDGSANAVRGVPFFCSSLAFATENKLSSITDGVIKNLANGEMYWASKNKGSFFNGKRINVHKNIPIYKIIGINISGASSDLVKRFLPIFEKNEHLRHFGANALEMAFFSRGLMDIFIDLRGKIRIQDIAAGYLIVKEAGGLLMDTNLNSLDSDLSYETRVSFIAAANKKILDEITSLIDQ
- a CDS encoding AAA family ATPase; translation: MWSEKYRPQIISDMVGNEEQRAAIMEWFAKWKKGTKPLLLVGPPGIGKTTIAYLVAKQFGYDMIGLNASDVRSKSRINEILMPVLSNVSVLGTPMIFVDEVDGIHGRGDYGGASALVDILKEPTVPIILAANNDTLDKMKNIKKVVKTISFKKIPPRLLRVYLENILKKENAKLSPGSLIKVIDKSKGDIRSMINFTQSLVTGFNPQTETTFENINVEDGVNAFFKANSIEEARIVLYSMQIDPREKINAFYSSIMTSNLDNSSLAKYLETISNADMLFGKIMKTQNWRLLRYLNDILIKLYQNDDRIRYAQYNLSWPLLNRIRWDGAKIKALSSIMARKLHMSSSAFITLCLPFVLHCIKNKTLELELQETFGDIIEKEIEMIQ
- a CDS encoding acyl-CoA carboxylase subunit beta, which gives rise to MHSEKIERYSKNNNTAFQGGGQDRIKAQHEKGKLTARERISLLLDEGTFTEIDPLTTHHYHEYDMQKKKFFTDGVVGGYGNVNGRQIFVFAYDFTVLGGTLSQMGSKKITKLMDHAVRNGCPIIGIMDSGGARIQEGIMSLDGFADIFYHNQLASGVIPQITASIGPSAGGSVYSPAMTDFVIMVEKVGTMFVTGPDVVKTVLGEEISFDELGGAMTHGSKSGVAHFVAQNEYECMDYIKKLISYLPQNNTESPPKIKTDDDPNRMDHNLINIIPENPLQPYDMKEIINSIVDNHEFFEVHELFAPNVVVGYGRMDGQVVGIIANQPIHLAGALDIDSSNKAARFIRFCDAFNIPIITLVDTPGYMPGSNQEHNGIIRHGSKLLYAYCEATVPRITLVIGKAYGGAYIAMGSKNLRTDVNYAWPTARCAVLGGEAAVKIMYRKELASADDPEALKKQLIDEFAEKFENPYVAASHGTVDNVIDPAETRPMLIKALHMLANKREKQLPRKHGNINL